A part of Dreissena polymorpha isolate Duluth1 chromosome 13, UMN_Dpol_1.0, whole genome shotgun sequence genomic DNA contains:
- the LOC127856478 gene encoding putative nuclease HARBI1, which translates to MAVREYRERIDIAQLTNDDLYKRYRVNHATLAYIIAQLDAALAPNTDRSHSLSTGYKVLITLRYLATGVIQLNTGDLHSVAQSSVSRAVSQTLDALSSQNVVRRHIRFPTTIESLNRNKQGFFHIARFPNVIGVIDGTHVQIQAPSIDEPMYVNRMGYHSINTQVMFLKIVKYVTK; encoded by the exons ATGGCAGTTCGGGAGTATCGTGAGCGAATTGACATTGCACAGTTGACCAATGATGATCTGTACAAGAGATATCGTGTGAACCATGCCACATTGGCATATATAATTGCCCAGCTGGATGCTGCCTTAGCCCCCAATACTGACAGGAGCCACAGCCTTTCTACTGGCTACAAGGTCTTGATCACACTGAGGTACCTGGCTACCGGTGTGATACAGCTCAACACCGGTGATCTGCACTCTGTAGCTCAATCAAGTGTTTCGAGAGCAGTATCTCAAACACTTGATGCACTGAGCTCCCAAAATGTTGTGAGGAGACACATTAGATTCCCAACAACCATTGAGTCATTAAACAGGAATAAACAAGGATTTTTTCATATTGCTAG attccCAAATGTGATCGGTGTCATAGATGGGACTCATGTACAGATCCAGGCACCATCTATTGATGAACCCATGTACGTGAACAGAATGGGTTACCATTCCATCAACACACAGGTAAtgtttcttaaaattgtgaaatatgtcacAAAGTGA